In Acropora muricata isolate sample 2 unplaced genomic scaffold, ASM3666990v1 scaffold_750, whole genome shotgun sequence, the genomic window TGTAGGAGGAAGTTTTGACGATCGTCCAGTGGAATTCTTAGTTAGTCTTGCGAGCTCTTTTAAATCGTTCAAAGGTTCTTTGTCGGACTTTCTTTCCGGGGCAAAATAAACTAATGGTGTTTGCTCCAAGCTAGCGAAATTCAGACGATGACTTACATCGTTTTCATTCTTGACCACATCCTTCCACTGTTTCACTTTCTCTTGATTTTCGTCGAGGAGTCTGGCAACACTTCGAAAGGAGACATCCAAACCTCGATTGCTCGATGACATTCTGCGCCTGTCCAGGGTGGGGTCCGAGCCCAGAGGAAGATATCCCGATAAGAAGAGATCACTCGTCTTCAACATCCCAGTATTTCCATTCACAACGCTTGTTTCCTCGTATGTTAGCTTCCACGACGCGATTGGAGATTTCCCATCTTTGCTGGAGAAGTTTTCAAAGTCATTCGGGTCAGCCTTAGACATAACAGTGACAATGTCATTTTTGGTCGTCATCGTGCGTGTAACGTGAACAGGGCCTGGTAAATAGCCTTGTTTTTCCACCTCAATGCGTCTTGTAGAACTAGTCATCTTGCTCAGAACAAATTCATATAATTTGACTTTTATAACAGGAAGAAGCTGGCGCAGAATATTGTGAATATAAAACGAAAACTCGCTGCTTGTTTTAGAGTTTCCATAAACTTCGAAACGCCTTTTTGCCTTGTTATCGATCCTCGCGCTGGTCACACTTACCAAAAATGGAAAATCGCTTGTAGCAAAGAACTTCTTCTGATCTTTAGGCAAAGTCAGGAGGATTCCAAACCAACATTCGCTGTCTGTCTTGTTTATAACATGCAAGGTAACAAAGGCGGACATATTTGAAGTCGTAACTTTCTGCTTATTTCCAAACACAACCAATTCTTGATCGAATCTATAAACACGCACGTTCCCTCTTTTAAGTTGAACTTCCATTGTAAAATGTCTTAAACTGAGAATGAACAGCGCTGATCCCAGCATGGCTAGTAACAGAATTAATCCTAATAAACCGTAACAAAGTTTCGCACATAACGAGGTCGAATCCTTTTTAAAATGAACATTCGAGAACTCGATGGAGTCATCACTTTGTCCGAGTCTGCTGTAAGAGATTTCGTTTCGCTTCTTCGAGCACAATAGTCCAGATATTCCAGAGCTGAGAACTCTAGCATCGGAAGGATTCATCTCGAATTATAGTCAAGGGTACTGAAAAAATCGTTCACTTCCTTCCCGACACACATTAATTATTGATGCAAAGCACTGGTGGTTTTATGGCAGTTTTTAGGGTTTGGAAACGAAAGCATGGACCCTCCAACTTGTCCCatttgtttttaagaatttcaaaacaaacataaccTGACAATGTACGAAatgtcacgggcaccccaggacccccccccCTGACTACGCCCTTGCTCGGAGGCTCGGGTTACACACCGGGACAGAGTGGGAACTGAAATAAAGAGCAAAATCTGGAATATGAAGGTTTTGCCCTTGAAATTCTCGTCATGCTACCTGCGGCACTTCTTGACAGCAGTAGAGTGGACCACAATACAACAACACTTGTGTTAACTCTCCCTTTTTCTCAGAGCTTAGCAAATATGCTGATTGCAGTCGAAggatagagagatttagcttcgcgtttacggccaacgccaaacggcaaacggcaggctgctgcttgtcgtaaaagcaagaaaattatcttattctagcttctttctctgtttttagtacttgctccatagctgtggctaacaagtaaaatataagctgaaaccaaataaatttcacgagtttttcttgaacgggaaatttcagcctgacgtttgccgtaaacgcgatgctaaatctctctatttgAATCCTTTTCCTATGGATGCTACTAAGAGTGGATAAGCTAAGAGTGTTTTTGATTGCAGATCTTTTGATCATTGGCAAAACCAAGTCTTAAATGCAGCATCCATCCGTCTGTTGTTTCACCTTTTGCAAAACTGTAACTTTTCAAAGGAGCCagcaaactttaaaaaaaaacgcgATGAGAATCTTGATATTATCGGTAGCTTTTCCAAGATAGATGCATCTGACCCAGCCAGCTACAAAATATTCGTAGGCATCTAGGCTTTTATAAGCCTTGAGTTGCTCTTTGGTGTAGCTACTCATGGAGAAGAGCAGGTAGTTTGCGATGCCGGGGAATTCAATTTCAGGCCATAATTCCATCGAATCAGAGAATAAGAAGTTGCTGACGTTGTAGGGATCAATGTTTTCGATCAATTTAAGCTTTTCAGCGTAACTTTTACGTCCTTTCACGATATTTTGGGAGAGACGGTACGCGTTCACCATGCACCTGCCCGGTGTCATGGCGGCGTAGTTACCGTTGCTACAGAGGCCACGTGATTATGCAAAGCCTCTATTGTTCAAGACCAGTTCAGAAGGGGCATGAGTCTATTCGTCATATTACGGCACAAAAGTATATGCATTGCTTTAGTAAAGCAATGCCTATAGGTTTGTGACGTCTCATTTAGCGTATCGGGGACCTCTCGATCCTAGGACGATGAAGCATGCTGGACGAGGACCAGGTTTTTTACCGGGGCCCAGTCGGAGGCAggcaccggtcataaaatgcaGACGATTTCAAAGTTACATCGTTAGGGATATATCGCTGGCTCGAGATATATCGCTGGCTCACTGGGACCCGGTAAGTTCCACATAGTGGTTCTAGTTCATAGAACAACATCGCGCACGCGAAACCCAGCGTCATTTTGACGGGAAAAAGGTGATactagagagatttagcatcgcgtttacggcaaacgtcaggctgaaatttcccgtttaccaaaaattcgtgaaatttatttggtttcagtttatattttgcctgttagctccagctatggagcaagtactaaaaacagagaaataagctagaataagataattttcttgcttttacgacaagcagcagcctgccgtttgtcGTTTGACGTTGgtcgtaaacgcgaagctaaatctctctactGTCGTCATTTTACCGTGAggctttgcaaaaatgttgccgtgtcaaaacaagtcaagaacacggtggcagttttggcatttttcgatctgcaaaaaggctcagttaccagcaataagaattaatgagcaacctatactgctaataAAGAGAGAAAGACTAATCGTCCGGTTTATGAAGTATTTTCGCTTAAAACGGGCAATCAAATctcgttttcgttttcgtccTAGAATCTTCAGGTCCCTCTTGTCATAGAGACGTACCAATTCCATTCACTGGAGATTCATAGAAATCTAAAAAGATCTGGGAATTTTGGGTTAACATTTCCAGTTTTTGTAAACTACATTAACTTGACTGACCTTCCAGAAATCTTGAAAATAGCTGAACTAATATTCTTCAATTTGTCCCCTAGGACCTCACCAAAATATAAAACTACTTTTTGCTATTCTGACCAGTGGCCTAATTAACCTCCCCAATAAGCAGTTTTTGAATAAACTGATGGACTCTTCGACTTATTTCCCGAAAACGTCGACATTCCCGTGCCACTACTATCTTTTTAACCATGCAATTTACTAAGTAGTTTGCGAAGTCAAATGAGGAAAAGACCCTGGCCCCTTCTGACCCAGTCATAAAACTGATAATGCCTTGTTTCTTCTAAGCTCGTTTGAAATCAACTTACGATTGGCATGGTTTTTGAATATTACCAAAAGAGTCAACATTTAGTTCAGGGGATAGGGGGTCATTTCACTGCAAATGAAAATGCTTTTTGGGTTAGGCCAACTTTAATAAGCTCTGTTAAAGTTTGTTGGAAGTCAACAATATCACCAAAAGTCaacataataatagtaagaagTCATTCCACCGCGAGCACTTTCAAAACCTCGTTTAAAGCTAATTTGAAGTCAACTTATGATTGGCTATGGTTCCTTTCAAAAGCAAACTTATTCACCAATGAGGGAAGAATTTAAGGGGAACCATGACACCTGCCCCAAATCACCGACATATTGTTTTATCTGGTGACAATGAACAAATATACAGCTCACAAAGTATGTacaatgaaaaatttatttgattttacttagaagctgttttcttttcttcctgtGCTTTGAGGACACGCACGACAATCTTCTGCTCCTCAGTTAAGAAGGCCCTGAGGATCCTGAAACAAGATAAGCACAAGTTATCAGTTAAGTAAGGGCTAGCTTCTTTATAAACTGACCAGACTTAAGTCTGATTAGAAGAAACCTTGCAGTACAGTACTATCAAATcctagttaaaaaaaaaaaagaaaaagcttacAAAAGTGAATGGACTAATAGCCGGAATGGCAATCCTGGTATTCTGAAATGAGAATGGCTCCCAGAACAAATGCTTACTTGCATTATTCCGATTACTCTTATTACGATTGAACACGCCCTAAGTGCATTATGAATAACAAAATTAGCAATTACATGACATACTCGGGGTCAGAAACACAAAAAGCAAGAAACTTGCCTCTCCCTGACGCAATAAAAGCAGCGTGAGCCTCCATATGCCCTCTgaacagttttttctttttttggcagTTTCATCAGCTTCTTTGGACGATAAGCTTTGAgctgaagaagaagaataaatcAAAGTTTGTGGTCTTCGAATTGAATGGGCTCTTTAAACCGCAGACCTGATTGTATGGAAACAAACATGAAGTGCACCTTGAACTCagtgaaaattgaaaaacgAATTGGAAATGATTGCATTGCTTTGAATGCATTCCAAAATAAATGGCATGCTTACACACATTTTCCTATAGTGTACAGTCCTGCATCTGAAATTACTGTATTTAAAGTAAGGAACTCATGCAATTATGAACATATAAATGTTGTATATAAGTAATTATTGCTGGTATCTGTAtcaataataacgataataataacaataataataataataataataagaacaaCGACAATAAAGGAAACCTGGCTTGGGTGATAAATTTTCCTGCACTAACCTTCAGCTATGAGATAAAGTAAAACCCAAAATTGTGATGTACGCATGCCATACAGAAATATAAGTTGTGATATGTTATAAGATCATTTACACAATTTGTATCCCAAAGTCCTTGCAAATCAGCTGTCCCACCCGCCCAAGAAATGCACTTTCTGCAGCATTGTTTACTGTGAATTCCATGTAAATGAGATATGCACTTCCCATTACGTACATCTGAAACACGTACATGTAAAACATTTCTGTACATTTAAAACTTTACTTTGTTGTCCGGCACCCAACATTTTTAATTCTTTAGTTATTTCAGCGTACTGGTACCCTTTAAttgatatatttatatttacttAGTCTTTTGTAATCTAATTTATTTACATCTCTGAGGTACAATAAAGTTTAATAGCAAAGATGCACAGATTGTCTTTCCATCATCAATGTACAGATGGCAATTCTTATTAAACTAAACATATAACAACTCTCTATAtgtgatgttaatacatgacaTTCATGCATTACAATTGCAGGTGAAAGGCCTCCACAATCCTGATAACTGTGAGGGGATCGCacactgaaaattcaaaataaattctATGAATATGATCTAAAACCAATAACTTGACAACGAAACACACCCAGAGACTTCACTGTTACTCACCCCGAAGAGTTTGCACTTGCAGTCACCGCATTTTGGAACCTTGCCACGTTTCTTCACATGCAGGTAAACCAACTTTCCTCCTGCAAAACGACAACACTCATCACTCTCAGAGAATGAACACAGACCTTTAGCACCTCatacaagaaaatttggaaacCTAAAAGAAAAAGTCTTAAGATTCTACAAAAAGCTGTGAGattctattgttttttttttccaaaacaaaaggTGGCTTAAAGTGTTAATGAAACCTAAACTCATTGAAAGTCAACATTCGGGTAAGAAACAAATGCCATTTGCTCCAAACAGTTGCAAAGATGCCTTAGATACTTTTCTCACAAAAGGAGTTTATGACACTTCAACTCATCGGGTTTCCTTCTTGGAATCTGACTACAGGTTAGAGGAACCGAACACTGCCAACTTTGGCCAAGTACAGTAGTTGTCCTATGAATTAAAGACACTTCAAATCGAACTAAatcactacaaatcaaatcaaattttgaagaaagaGCAATACTGAAAAACTTCTCAGGTCAAAGCCAGGCCACATTGATGAGGACAACAAACGCTCTcatgcagaataccctgccactgatttgcatgtcattgaataagaatagcTTATATTGTATTTCGACTCGTTCACGCTTTGATCTTGCTCTGGTTTGAAAATGAATGACTGCAACTTACAAGGTTGCGATACATAACTCAACGTTTAACATTCTGCATAAATCTGACGAAGCTTAACTTACCAGGAGTCTTTGAACTGTGAAAtgcagaaaaggaagaaaacagaaaagaaaaaatgagcaTGCAcataaaaatacataaaaattcAAACTTACGGTGCAGCCTACAAATCATCTAGAAGAAAAAAGTTATTCGTAATAATCAACATTTTTTGAATTAAACTCACATCTTCCTCTTGTTGGatttagtgttgtaggtaaaaCGGCGTCTGTAAGTTAGTCGTTGGACCATCTGGAAAGAAAAACCCGCAAATTGAAAGTTTATACACTTTTCTTCCAGTAATCTATCAAACGAATACACCAATGACCAGAAATTTGAAGATTAATACGGATTGCAAAGGACTAAATCCCTAACTACCCTCACCTTGTCTTGTGAATTTTGAAGAGGACGACATTACAGCCCGCGTTGAGTTATGGGCCTTTTTGCTTATGCGCCTGCGATTAAAGAAGCACGTGTTGGCAAATGGCGGACGAAGTAAACTTTTGCcatgatgtttctttttttactctTACACGGGCAAACAAAGTTATTCTTTGATACTGTTTCGTAAAGTTAATGTCATAAAGCT contains:
- the LOC136907654 gene encoding large ribosomal subunit protein eL34-like, whose amino-acid sequence is MVQRLTYRRRFTYNTKSNKRKISKTPGGKLVYLHVKKRGKVPKCGDCKCKLFGLKAYRPKKLMKLPKKEKTVQRAYGGSRCFYCVRERILRAFLTEEQKIVVRVLKAQEEKKTASK